Below is a genomic region from Trichoderma asperellum chromosome 2, complete sequence.
TGCCTCGTGGTGGTCGACAAATCAGCGCCGCCTCAGCGGCTGCTAATGTGATGGACGGGCGTGCCATTGAGCTTGACTTTGAGAGCGTTCTTGACGCAAAGCAGGCTCTGGAACGGCAACTGGATCCAGCGATCCACGCCGTCGAGCTGCTGACTCgcgagaaagagaagctggagagggagctggagcaggacTATGAAGCGCTGCGGAATTTAGAATCGAGCGCAAAGGCCCAGGGAAGAGAGTATCGCGGCATGCTGAAAAAAGCACATGTCTTGGCGCCCACGCCCGAGCTTGTTCATGAGcggcagaagcaaaaggtcGAGCAGGACATATCTTTCAGCCACTCTAATAGCTCTGCCTCGGGGGGGCTCTTCAgtgtaagtttttttttttttttttttttttttcttttttcttgtgtCACTCTCACCTACGTCGTTGTTTGATGAGGATCGCTGACCGGGGGAATTCGGTATCATTGTAGGACCTCGAGGACCCAGAGCTTAAATCTTTAGCTCTCCAGCTCAGTGACCACATGGAAAGCATCAAAAACAACCTCCAGCAAACCGACGGCATCATTCCGCAGCTAGCCCGGAGTAAGGCCGCTTTGCAAGATATCTTGTTTAAACAGCTGGGCCAGGAGCAATATGAGCGCGTAGTGCTTGGGTGAAAAGAACGACGGACGAAGCAGCACAAATTTGAAAGCAACAACAAGGTATTATTTGTATTGGAGATGATTAtttgtttatataaagggCGGAGACAGGAGTTTGTTATTTCTCACAGGGGCTGAGCAAAGCATGCGTTGACTTTTCTAGATTTACCGAGTTGGTTTGTGTTACATATATCCCTATTGTCATGATTAAACGAACGGCGTATATGTGTCAAAGATGGGGTACGATTTACTTTAGCAGTATTAACAAAGAATATCaaatggttttttttattttttattttctttttatttttttttattcatcaTGGCATTACATTCACGCAAATTAACAAAGTCGGATTATAAGCGTCACAAATCATTCAAttcagaaagaaagagattgcTCTCAAGTCATTTCCTGACAGCCGTCTCAGACAGCCAATATAAATAACATATACACACACGAATGGTAAGTCTTTCAAAaaccagcaacaacaaagTAAGTACAAATCATCTGCCTCGCCGGATATATAAAACATCCAACCAAATAACCATGAAAAATCCAAAAAACACGTCTATCATGCAACGGCGCAGATGAGATTCTCATCTGCGCTGTGATATATACGTCTTTCCTTGCTCGAATCCCGTAAAACCGTATCCTTTTCCCCTCCTTTGTTTTTACAATACTCTtacaaggctttttttagttccccccaaaaaaggaaattgaaCCCTTTATCGGCGGAGCTTGGCAAAGCCGGAAGAGGAAGGAAGGGCAGCGCCGCTGGTGGCAGCAGTGCCGTTGTTGATGGGGAAAGGCTGGACGGTGACGGTAGAGcggatggtggtggtgatatCAGTAGGGCAAggagtggtggtggtggcggcagcgtTGCCAGCACCGTTGTTGCCAGAACCGTTGCCCTGAGAACCGGAGCCGTTGTTGGAGCCAGAGCCGTTGTTGGAACCAGAGCTGCCGTTGCCGCTGGAGCCAGAGCCGCTGTTAGCAGCCTGGCCagtgacggcggcggcggaggaggagccgcAAGAGCTGGGGACAACGGTGACGAAGACGGTGGAGGCAGGGACGGTGACGGTCTCCTTGGCGACGGTGACAGTGACGGTGGGAGCACCAGCGCAGTTGCCGGagccgttgccgttgttggAGCCAGAGCCGGAAGAGCCAGAGCCGGAGCCACCGTTGGCGGGAGATCCGTTAGCAGGAGGAGCGTTGCCACCAGTGCTGGAACCAGAGCTGCCACTGCCGGTCTGAACGGGTTGGACTGTAATGTACGTCGTGTCAGTAGTGGTCGAGTGGAGGGTGGTGGTGGGCTCGGGGTTGGTCCTACCGTTGGCGAGGGTGCTGGTGACAGTGATGGTCTGACGGGTGGTGGCctggatggtggtggtgagcaCGGAGGCGCTAGCTCCCTTGCCAATGGTCATGGTCAGGGTCTTGTCGGTGACAACATCGGAGAAGGTGACCTTTGCGCCGTTTCCACCAGCGGGGGGGTTGCCGCCAGCCTTGGCCGGGGTGGTCACGGCAGGGGCCGAGGCGGTGATGGTCGATCCAGTGATGAGGCCGGAGGAGTGGGCAGCCtggagggaggaggagatgctggaggcCTGCTCAACGGGGCAGACGGTGGTGGCCAGCACAACGGTGTCGGTGACAACGACGGTGGTCCTGGCAGACTCGGGCAGGCTGCCGATGGCAGTCTGGTTGGTGCGAGCCGGGCAGTTGGTGACGGTGGGAGCACAGCTGATGATGGTGTGGACCGAGGTGGCGATGACGGTCAGCGTGGTGGGAGCAGCGGCGTTGTTGTCCACGGCAGAGGTGATGGTTCCGTTGGCTCTGGGGAAGTGCAGGTGGCGGATGGGCGAGCTGGCAGAGGCCAGGCCGGCGAGGAGGgtagcagcaacagcggACTTCATCTTGAAAAAAAgacttgtgtgtgtgtggtgATGTTTTtatttgttgtttttttttttgcttcttgctcGGATAGAGACTGTAGGCGAAAATCAATCCCGCGTATATATAAAATGAGTGCTGGTGTAAGTCGACGTCAAGCCGAACTTGGTGTAAAAAAGActggcttttttttgttgttaaGGAGTGAACGTTAGCTGTCAAACAGACGAGCTGCAAAAAAAtgcaaagagagacagagcaagatttttatttggtgacgaaggaaaagaagaagcaagaagaagagagagagggaaaaaggaCGAGTCAGGATCGGATGGATATCGAGCCTTTTTGTCGGAGAGCGGCACGGCCTCACTAGCTaacaaaaaaacatcatGAACATAAacgcccccccccttctaccaccaagaaagaaaaaaacggcCCCATCCGAGCCCCTCCAGTCCCAGCAAACAGCATCAATTGATTTGCTGATTCCCTCACATCCCCCTCACTGCTGCTCCCATGTACCATGTACCGCCCCTTGATGGAGTCGCAAGCCGTGGATGGATGTCACCGACAGGCGGCTCCGAGCTCTGGCGCTAAGATTTGGCCGAAGAGGTGCTAGCGCCAGGGGCCGATGCAGGTACGCACAGCTCTGCTTCAGGGACCTGAGACGAGCCCAGAGCCAATCAGTTGGCCGTTGCCAAAAAGAGGcgctttttgcccttttgaTGTTTCCGTTCTGTTTGGCCCGTGTTTGTCCTGTATATTGTATGCTTACTCGGTGCCTGGTGCTAGGCCAGCTCTAGTCGCACGCTCTGCTCAGccttggcgctgctgcaattTTGGAGTGGCTGTAAATCGACTCAGCCAGTtcagctctctctcaacTCCCATGGATATACTCCGTAGTACACATCTCGCAGCCAGCCCTCATTTCACTCGGCCTCTTCCCGAATGGGACATGTAGGTAATATACTTGGCAAAGCTCCCGTAACCGATGGAACACACCGCAGAAACTCTAGAAgagcaaggaaaagaagaaacaaataaCGATGCAATCACAAATAAAGTGCCAAGCCCAATGCTCAAACCCCGGTCCCGAATCAAATTTCAGCCGCAAGCCCGTCCCATTGGCTCAAGCTTGCCTTCAAGGGCGGCCGCCGTAACCAAAACACCCAGCAGGGCCCTTAATTTTCGAGGAGCCCCAGCCAACATGCAAAAGTATGCGCGGCCTCACAGGCACAATGCgttgatttcttcttcttttcccccttccaTTCTCATTTccaagtattttttttttgtttttactaatttatattaCAATATCAGTGGTACAGTActtagctgctgcagaactATCCAATTTTATTCACTTTAtctctcatttcatttccatCTTACGGTACCTAGACTTCGCACGCTTGATACATACTGCACCGTTGTACTTTTTGTGTTGCCGTTTAATTCGCTCAACAGCGCCGTTGGTTTTGCATACATGACCTGATCTCAGCCATCTGCCCGCACGAGTTTGCGCGTGGGCCAAGCATCATGTTTGTTCTTGCTCTCGCCTGATACAGTCCGCCCccttggattggattgggcAAAACCCCCGCAAGTCAAGACACCCCTCCGAACCCCTGCGGCCTGCGGTCTCGTTGTGAAACGACCAGCTGCTGACTGGGCTTGTTTTGGCTTGCCACCGAGAAACAGGCTCAGCCTGTTGGTTGTACAGCACTGTAGCACACAATCGCCGATAGTTGCGAGTTGCTCCATCTATTCGCTGAATGCTGGCTTCCTGGTACTGCATACTCCATACGTCGCGCAGCATCAGCCGCACCGTCAAGATCCGAACCGCTTTTCTCCGCAGGATTTGCGCTGTGCAGCGTCTGTGCCACTGGTGTTACTCCGTTATCTAATTGTCAACGAGGTTCCCCCTCCGCTGCTTTCTTCCTGTATACGGCATTTTTGCAAGGGTAGGCCCCGTCAACCTTATTCTCAAGAAT
It encodes:
- a CDS encoding uncharacterized protein (EggNog:ENOG41), whose translation is MKSAVAATLLAGLASASSPIRHLHFPRANGTITSAVDNNAAAPTTLTVIATSVHTIISCAPTVTNCPARTNQTAIGSLPESARTTVVVTDTVVLATTVCPVEQASSISSSLQAAHSSGLITGSTITASAPAVTTPAKAGGNPPAGGNGAKVTFSDVVTDKTLTMTIGKGASASVLTTTIQATTRQTITVTSTLANVQPVQTGSGSSGSSTGGNAPPANGSPANGGSGSGSSGSGSNNGNGSGNCAGAPTVTVTVAKETVTVPASTVFVTVVPSSCGSSSAAAVTGQAANSGSGSSGNGSSGSNNGSGSNNGSGSQGNGSGNNGAGNAAATTTTPCPTDITTTIRSTVTVQPFPINNGTAATSGAALPSSSGFAKLRR